The Calliopsis andreniformis isolate RMS-2024a chromosome 10, iyCalAndr_principal, whole genome shotgun sequence nucleotide sequence ATGTTATTACAATTGTGCATACAAAATTTGttcatttatttgaaataaaaaaaattagaatCCCAGCTTATATATAAttcacaatcatgaatcttcattaTAGAAAATTCACTCACAGGACTTGATAAACcataaaaaaattattgtacCTTTACAATATCTGTGCAATTAATTTTATAGTAGTATTTTATaatcaaaatatttaaaaattgatatcACAATACTATCATAAATATTTCATACAGATACATatactatttatttaataaattgaatttGTTCATTAACTGAAGTTTTCTTGTAACTAAAAATTTGTAACGAAGTAAAGTAATTAAGTATCAATTCTTAGGCACGGAGTATTCTTAATCATCATCAGAATCAGAGTTTGAAGAGTTACGTCCTCTGATAGTCTTGGGTTTTGAAACCTGTGACAACCATGGTTTTTTACTATTTTCCACAGAAAAACTCTCCTCAAATTTAATTACACCTGACAGAGAAATCCTATACTCTAATGTTTCTGTTGAAAAATCGTCACAGTTTCCTAAATCAGTAAATCCAACAATGTAATCTTTAGTTTTCCCATTTAGAATGAGAGCTACTGTGGGAATGATTTTGATTCTCAAACGTTCTGAAAATAAACATCACAGATTAATGTTGAAACAATTTAAAGAACTGTAGATAACTTTATGAATTACCTGTTAAAAATGGACACCTTTCCACATTTAATTTACAAAACTTAGCTTCTATGTGCTTCTTGGCCAAAATCTTGAGATGATGGTCCATTATCTTGGATCTTGGTGAATCATCTTTATAGAATAAACAAACAATGTTTTCAGACTTCTTTGACATTTCGAAAAAGTCTTTTTCATATGGTAATTCTGTGTATTCTCCATGACCCTAAAATTATACATAAAAATTAAGTAGTATATATACTAAGTATTTTTAGCTTGTGGATCTATTCAGATTcaaagtattaaaaaaaaggagaaacaagaaatattaataaaatcaatGTGACATAAAGAATCAAATGAATGTAAATTACCAATGATAACCAGTTTTGCTGTTTTTGTTGaagcaattttaattttttcagtCGAGCCTCGCGTAACTTTTCAAAATCACTAATATCCAAATTATCCAATTTTTCTAACTCAGCATCTAGTTGTTTTTCAACACATTGTGTCGCTTCGATTACCTTTTGTTGCAAAACGGCCTCCATTTTTCAACAAACCTAAAATTCGTACTGTTTTTGTACATGTATACATGATCCATAACAAGTTTTATATAAAATGAGTAAgtttgatatttgaatattgattaccatTAAATATACTGCTTACTTTGTGTTTAGTGAATATCTTGCAAAATTGAGACAATTTATACTATTATACAACATTTATTGTAGTACATTTCAATTCGTTAAACGTTTGTCAACGTGACAGATTTGTCCAAACAATTTGCTCCAAGTTTAACCATATAAGGAATTAGTTTAAGAACAGTCACATAGTAAAAACATATTGATGTTACTTCTACATggaaaaatataatttcttattttctaTATAATCATCGTTTTTTAAAGGAAATTTGTGGATGATCAGTTTTCagaaattgtgtattgtaatttataatacaatctatgaattaaaataatttaaaaacaagATGATCGCTaaacaaaattcattaaaatgATCCATAAATCAAAGAGTATATAGATTATAGATACATGCCTGCCCTACGAGAGCATTACAAGAAATAGTATTCCCAACTATGAAATGATGTTCCATGGCGAAGTTTAAATTTCTGTCGTCTAATCACTTGTAATTTAACAAAATTTTTCAACCTTTAGTGGCTTTTAACACAGTTGTATACAAgttgtttaaaaaatgttaagAAACATTAAGCAAACATAATTTAGATACTCAtactcttataaaaatatgaataaaatatttaaaatgtaacTTCTCTACAAATTTACTTTTTggtttatatatataaaatacattgGACTCATTTATTTGTAGTATTTGTTGTTAGCAAACTAAATAATAAATTACTAAATTAATTCATACTAAATTAAAATTGTTGATCTGCAAATACATTAGCCATGGAACAATACTTTatcacatttttttattttatactaaaTTTTGACACATATCATATGTACTGTACATTATCAGCATCTTTGAAGTTTAAATCGAATCTAAActaaaatataagtaaaaatataCTTCAATATCAGTATTATAAATTTGCTACTTATATACATCTACAATttcttatacatatatacaagaA carries:
- the LOC143184804 gene encoding phosducin-like protein 3, with product MEAVLQQKVIEATQCVEKQLDAELEKLDNLDISDFEKLREARLKKLKLLQQKQQNWLSLGHGEYTELPYEKDFFEMSKKSENIVCLFYKDDSPRSKIMDHHLKILAKKHIEAKFCKLNVERCPFLTERLRIKIIPTVALILNGKTKDYIVGFTDLGNCDDFSTETLEYRISLSGVIKFEESFSVENSKKPWLSQVSKPKTIRGRNSSNSDSDDD